From the Acetobacter aceti genome, one window contains:
- the purN gene encoding phosphoribosylglycinamide formyltransferase, producing MSIRKTPIAILISGRGSNMRSLIAACAEPDFPASVALVLSNKEDAAGLDYARSLGLPAEAVPHKAFGKDREAHERAIDARLREAGIEFVCLAGYMRLLTPFLTDAWAGRMINIHPSLLPVFPGTHTHERALEAGVRIHGCTVHHVTAGMDEGPIIAQAAVPVFPKKDSADDLAARVLVQEHVLYPAALKAVLGGNSDSVSSEDGLLVV from the coding sequence GTGAGCATCCGCAAAACCCCGATCGCCATTCTCATCAGCGGGCGTGGCAGTAACATGCGCTCGCTGATCGCCGCCTGTGCCGAACCGGATTTTCCGGCGTCCGTCGCGCTTGTCCTGAGCAACAAGGAGGATGCGGCCGGACTGGATTACGCCCGCTCTCTTGGCCTGCCGGCCGAAGCGGTGCCGCACAAGGCTTTCGGCAAGGATCGGGAGGCGCACGAACGCGCCATCGACGCCCGATTGCGGGAAGCGGGTATCGAGTTTGTCTGCCTTGCTGGCTACATGCGCCTGCTCACGCCTTTCCTGACGGACGCATGGGCCGGACGGATGATCAACATCCACCCCAGCCTGCTGCCAGTCTTCCCCGGCACGCATACCCATGAACGGGCGCTGGAAGCGGGGGTGCGTATCCACGGCTGCACGGTGCATCATGTGACGGCAGGTATGGATGAAGGACCGATCATCGCTCAGGCGGCTGTGCCTGTCTTTCCGAAAAAGGATAGCGCGGACGATCTGGCCGCCCGTGTGCTGGTGCAGGAGCATGTGCTTTATCCTGCGGCTTTGAAGGCCGTGCTGGGTGGAAACAGCGACA